One Arachis hypogaea cultivar Tifrunner chromosome 18, arahy.Tifrunner.gnm2.J5K5, whole genome shotgun sequence genomic window, GCCAGCAAGAATCAACCAATCATCGTTCTAATCcacttttactaatattttatggggaaaaaaaacagagaaacatTAACTTAAATACTACTTGGCACTCATGttctttttttatgaaatttattgCCGGCCTCAAAAGATATATAAAACATGACGATTGGTTCAATGATGTATCATTCAAAATCCAACGATACTACAAAGTTTATTACCTTATTAGTAATGTGGATTAGAAGATATTGTGttgataaaacagaaacaaaGATGATTAAAAGAATTCTTCACTCTTCCTTGTTATTCCTTCTACTGCTTGAAAACTCTGTAGCAGATTCAAACAATGATATTGCCATTTACTGGGGTCAAAATGATGGAGAAGGTACCTTAACAGAAACATGTGCAACAGGAAAATACTCCTATGTGATCTTAGCCTTCCTGAACAATTTTGGAAATGGAACAGTACCTACCATTAATCTTGCAAGTCACTGTGACCCTCTTATGGATGGTTGCAAAACATTGAGCACAGACATAAAGAATTGCCAAATGCAAGGGATCAAAGTGTTGCTCTCAATTGGAGGAGCAGATGGGAATTACAGCCTAGCTTCCTCTGATGATGCCAAGAATGTTTCTGATTACTTGTGGAACGGTTTCTTGGGTGGCAAGTCATCTCCCTCGTCGCGTCCGTTAGGGGATGCTGTGTTAGATGGAATTGACTTTGACATTGAGATTTCGCCACCACAACACTGGGAGGAGCTCGCCCGCTACCTCGAGTCGCATAGCACGCCGGCAAGAAAGGTTTACCTAAGTGCAGCACCTCAGTGTCCATTTCCTGATGCTGAACTTGGCATTGCACTTTCCACAGAGGTTTTTGACTATGTTTGGATCCAGTTCTACAACAATCCTGGTTGTGAATATGAAGATGGTGATGTCAACAATTTGTTGAACTCTTGGAATCAATGGACTAAATCTGTGAAAAATGGGAAAGTCTTTTTGGGATTGCCGGCGTCTCGTGAAGCTGCAAGCAATGGCTATGTTCCAGTTAATGTGTTGGTAACAGACATTCTACCTGCCATAACGAAGTCACCTAACTATGGAGGTGTGATGCTGTGGACAACATACTATGATAAACAAACTGGATACAGCAACTACATCAGAAGTTTTTCTTGCACACAACAGAACCATACTGAATGCAGAGGAAATGATGAACACAAAGGTATGATCAGGTTCAAACTTCAAACCCTGCAGAGTCCTTGTTCTGTTAAGTATGAAAATTTAGCATTTCATTTAGGTAAGATGAAAATGTATGCAAAGAATGGCAATTGTTTTATGGACTTGTTTGTATTTGTCAGCAAACAAATGGTGGATATGGCTTATGGTTGGGGTTGGAGCAGCATTTGCAATAACATGTTTTATCCTCTGCTTATGTTGTGTCTCAAGGAGAAAAGATAAATCACAAGGTAGTTTCAACTTCCAAGTTCcaacataattaataatttaaaacatAGTGTTATCATTTACTGTATTCTCTAATTACATGTTATTATCATACTTTTCATATCAATAATAGTGGATGGAAAATTGGACAAAAAGATATCATTTACTGAACCCAATGGAGTGAATCcaaacaaaacagaaaacatCAAACTAGAAGAAAGGAGAAGTAATGAGGTGAAAGTATTCAATTTTGAAAGCAACATTGCAGCCTCAAACAATTTCTCGTCCATTAATAAGGTGGGAGAGGGTGATTTTGGTCCTGTTTAAGTGTTTATAAGGTATGTTGGGAGTCCTAACACATTTGTGCTTACTAATGTGTGTTCCATGCATATTTACATCAACTCATTTCTATTGTGTTGTGTGTACAAGATTGTGCAGTAGACAAACCAACTATGGAAGATGTTTTTGTTTGCTCTAAAATGATGCAATTGATCTTGCTCACCTAAAGCGACCACCATTCTTCACCATGAAGTTCAGCACTCAAAAAACGCTGTCATCTTTTTTAAGGAATATAATGGTAAAAGTTGAGTACTAATATATATGTCCTCTTATAGGAAGTCcttttttttaatacattttaTATCAAACCATGAGGTATTGTTAATTTGATCGATTCTTGAGagtgaaaatatatataaaaaaaagtcataAGGGTAACAAAAAAAAGGTAGAATTCAATAAAAATCATATTCACATATTGTTGACTGTTTGTTTTAAAATACGAACTAGGTTAATGTTTATCggatttttttttctaagttggGTTAGCATTTAGAGGTTGTTAATCTTGGTTTGAGTTTAGTGGTGTTTTAGAGGTGTGAATTCATGCGGAGTTCATGTATTCCTCCTTTCTCTAAGTTAAGTGAGAACTTAAAAGTGTTttaaattatgtataatttaGGTGTGTGAAGAGTAATTTTACTTGTTTTAGTGTTTGTAATCAAGTATGATTACAGTGAAAATTCTACTACATTATTTTAagttgctattattattattattgtattctTTTAGAGGAAATATAGGGAACTAATGGAGTatatgtacaatgtgtacaatggggatTTAGGGATGTTCGATTCAGTAGAATATCATATGTTTATTATCTTTGGTATCCAAATTATTACTCTGAATAGTATGGGTGTATTAtgtttgagaaattagtaatGTTTTATCCtgaatgtttattttttaaactcaTATTAGACCAAATAAACGTTCATTATACATATTGTAAAGATACTCCATTGACTTCCTAGCgggatttatttttttattcaactgcCTTCTCTAGAGAATCTTCATATTATAATCTAATTATAACATAAATTTAATCTTTGATTTAAATTCTCAAGATTATTATTTTATGCAAATTTGATTATAAACGAATTTTGCAATATGATTTGAATGTTACTTGATTATAATCTAATTataacacaaatttaaattttggattaaattCTTGAGTCTAATTATTACATTGTGTAGACAGTTGATTATAAGTTTATAACGGATTTTataatctaattatatttttgtatttggtTCTAATCAACTTCTATAATTCTGTTTCTCAACGTCGTCATCATAAAATATGGTTTTGACTTCAATCACCGCTCTTTATTTTTGCATAATTTTAATCTAAACTTTATAGCTAAGACTAGAAAACTAGACTAAAGTAACTAGGTTAAGGATTTGATGGTCCCACAACGTTTGGACTATTAAATAGTttcataacaaaatatattttttaagttttttttaataattactaaatagtccttttctaattttaattacaaattaatttcatatattttatttaattataaaaactattttttattttataaattattattttatcattcatctattatgtttattaacaatcaaagtaaaaaacaataacgaattagatcttccattgatcgtaataaactttttggccattccaatcgattaaaagtttatatttgatcCGTGACGTTTGCCCAGGGCTGTGAAATCgtgttttttttaaaatcaatcgattggattatcaaaacaatcgattgaatttcaggtttccataactcaatcgattggactacaggttatcacaaaacaatcgattaaaAATTGCAAGGCACCATGATTTTcacaaaaatcaatcgattggtcatattacccaatcgattgaacgatgactaaaatgtgggttttttaaaattcaatcgattgcttatactacccaatcgattgaatgcttcaaaataacttgaggtctcacaattcaatcgattggataacgattggttgtgttacccaatcgattgaagtcatcaaaacaatatggatttgcccaattcaatcgattggttgtgttacccaatcgattgaaagtttttacaatttttctttatttctatgcactatagagatattttagtttaaaaaaccCATATTTTTATGATGAAgtaatgtcattttcatttattatttcaaCAACAATGCCATACAAATTTTATGTcttgtgaattatattttattttatataattactttatgtaaaaaaaattccatatctttttatttgtttacattctattttgttctttttatttttcaagatTTGACATCTCTATTGAATCTtgactagaaaaaaaaaaaacaccatgcAATATATATCAAAGCATTTTAATAATCTGTTCATATATTGCTAAGACATATATGAAGtatatatattacaaatttttaatcaATTCTTCCTAGATTAACAATGGAAGCCTCCTTTCCAATCCTCCATTAGAGCAATAGGACTTTTAGACTTATCATCTTCATATTTTACAATTTTCTCAGGAGGCACACGATCCGTTATTTCCGTTATCATCTTCAAAATATGTTTGTAGAATTAAAGTAATGTGATtctagtcattttacaaatatttcatgataagtaaaaatctttaagagtaaaattataaaaaaaaaataaatttactaagAATCAAAGTAACGTGATTAAGTGTAAAGAACGAAGACAAGTGAGAAAATCAAATGATCAACGCACGTACAATGCAATTGAACCCTAACTAACAGTAAAGAACTAAGACAATTGAGAAAATGAAATCAAAAGTTCAACGCGCGTAGCACAATGCAACCCTAACAGTAAAGAACGAAGAAGtgagaaaatgagaaagaaaatcaaaaGATCCAAGAGTGTTGATCAGGCATTGTACCCTAACTAACAGTAAAGAACTAAGACAATTGAGAAAATGAAATCAAAAGTTCAACGCGCGTAGCACAATGCAACCCTAACAGTAAAGAACGAAGAAGtgagaaaatgagaaagaaaatcaaaaGATCCAAGAGTGTTGTACCTGATCGATGATGGTAACAGTGGTAGCGAGAGAGAAAACTTAGAAGAGAAAGACACGTGTAACAAAGAAAATGAGTATTCACTGTTGACGTCAATATATATATAGTGCAAAGCGAAACTATAACCGTGGtcttaatgtattttttttttaatttattacctAATTATAGTATTCATTTACatgtcttattttttaattatagtaGCCTCCTTTATTTTGGGGTTATTCCTACATTTATTTTTACGTGTCACccatttttattgtattttttaattatttaaaattatttttatccatatTAAAATTCGAATGCATTACAAAATATTCAAGTgtaattttaatatattcttGAACTCTAATTTATGCATGTATTAACAATTCCAAATTAAACCAGGTTCACATTCTACTATAAAAATTCATCAGCATTGTTATGCTAATAGGAATAAAAATTCTAAACACCTTGCACATctatttatctttattattacAAAAAGTAGTAGGCACCTAATGAGCAGCTTCTACCTAGCATCCATTTACAAATAGTGGCAGTGGTATTCCAAACTCATAGTAAGTGAAAATTAGTGAAGAAAATGGATTGAACTACATTTTGAATCCATAAAGTTCAACATTTCACCGATTTGCATTTGGCAGATATTGCACTCCCTTGGAAGTAAGGCTTGGAGGTTCTCAACTTTTTCATAGGTTGGTCTCTTATAGTCTACTGTCTGTTAATCATTTAGCAAAAAAATTAGATCCTTAGAGAGAGAGATAATAAATTctcactattttattttattttatttagagaaaaaaagACCCATAAGCGAGGATTATCAAATACTGTTAGATTGAACCACAGATAGCCAGAAATTGAATTGAATGCTCACTGATTGGTAAATGCAAATCTAAAAGTACAATTACACGAAACTAAACTATGCTCAAAATACCAAACTAAATTATTGAACAACTATAAAGCAGATGCATTATTAGCTCTTTTTTCAAGcgacaaaattatttatttgcaaAACCAATAAAGCAATAAGGTTGATGCAGAATGCTTAAGGTATACCGGTGAGGGAAAAAATCTGCATCCTGTTGAAGAATCCAAGAAAGCAGTGAGATCAACCATGTCTTCAAGTTTGAACTTTATGCCAGTCTCCTCTTCAACCTATCAGAGGCACAACTAAGCCATGAAGAGAattgtagagagagagagagagagagagagagagagagagagagagaagcctcACGAACTGTAGTGCCAACGAAATCACCCTTGTCATCATCCAACATTCCAGCAGGCAATTCCAAAATAATTCTTCAGTAGGAACCCTTgcctgataaataaaaaataataagcatAATATGGAACTCTAGTtaaaatgtttgaaaaaaaaacataGTTCTCTCTGCAAGGATCCAACATCTAAGAACCTGTTCAGTAAGGACAGCATAAGTTTCACCATCTGATTCCAGAAGTATCAACACAGTCACAGCAGGTCCTCTTGCAAATACAATACCTGGAACCTAATCACGgtttactttattatatataaagaaaGAAATCAACATCAGGTACAAGTGCACAGAAATTACAAGCAAAAGAGGAATGATGGATGCCTGAGAACATAAGGTAAGAAGCAAAAGATCCTAATAGTTGTGCATTTTAGATACCACATAGCTCAGAATGTGGTATGCCTATGAATCAAATACTATTAATACATTGCTTGCCATGACGAGGAATCCAATTTTTGGATATTGAAGCacaagaaactatttttgaataatatatatagagcatAACAGGTAAAATGTTTACTAGTTCATAGCCCCTTGCTAAAATTAACACAAGAAAATGGAAACATAGACTGGCTTATAAATGTCAGCTTTAAATTTGAGAAACCCAATGCGCTTTCCAAACATGTCTACACCCTGTTTACACCAAAAAGAGTCCAACTAGTttcgttgattttgatttgagaacATGAATAAGACTAGAAGACTAACAGGTTAGTCAGTTACTAAAATTACCACTTAACAAGGCCTAATTATCAGAAATCATATCCACTTTTTAAACACTGATGATGCAATTACCTGAATTAGAACTTGTCTCAGAGCCAAGGTGCCATCAGCTAGAATCCCAATCTCACTTTGCAAGTTATGCAACCATTGCTTGAATAAAGAGGAATCAATAGCATTCCTGCAATGGAAAACAacaaaaaccaaaccaaaccaccaCAACTGAGACATGTTTTTTATATAGCATGATAACAAGAAGAAACTGTGTGCCTATCAATTCTCTTTTGCCATTACATCTCATGGGGACTTGTCAAAACCTAGCATCTAATTGAACAAAACCTCCAATATCTAATTTTAGTAGCTGTCAAAACCTGCAGGGTGtgaaagaggaagaaaagaatgCCTAAATccatcttttaatataattattcagcACATTCCCTTCCTGAACAAACACACTGAACTTTCAACACATCTCACcctgaaatcaaaacaagaacaaaatgTTAAAGAGTGTCATTATAACGTGTAACCTGAGTTTCTTCATTATTAATTCACTTAAGagaaataaaatcaaatgagATGAAAGGGGAACCTGGGAAGCAGGGAATTGGAACAGGGGAAGGGAAGGGAAAgattgatgatgatgagtgaATGGCCGGAGCAACACGGTGGCGGCCTAGTGGTGGCACTGGGGTAGCGGCAGTGGCGGAGGGTGGGTGCACAGTAAAACAGGGTCTAGTAGTGGCTCTTAACAGAATCTTGGACAAGTGCCCCGAGAGTGCCATGCTGAGCAAGAATAAAGGTAACTAATTAGTTCAAATAATCACAGTTGCTAGTCCAAAATTTagtacagaaaatagaaaaatgctCAAAAATTGACTCACATTCTAGCTTATTAATACATTTTCTGCATGTTAAACTTACATAGCTATTTAAAGAAACAAGATAAACAACTCTTTGTAAAGAACAACATTCAGAGTTTGAGCATTGAtaacaaaaaattgatttctgaaacaAGACAAACACTGCAAAAccaacagaacagcatttaaagtttgagcattgatcacaaaaaaataatttctgaaacaaaacaaacaatcaacaaaacaatgaaaacatGAAGAATATAATAAATCAATGATCACCAATATCCAGCAAGAATCTCAAAGACAACAATAAATACacaacaacaatttagcaaataaacaagaacaagacctaaatagaaaatccaacaaattaaatcacaaaaacctaacaatttagcaaattaaaacaacagcagcccaataatttagcaaattatcaacttaacaggttcaaaaacagaaaatcacaacaacaaaaaataaaataaaaataacagaagaacaacagaacaacaacacaagaacaattagcaaatCAACAAGTTCACACTAACAGTTAAAATTTACCGGAAGAACACtaatgcaagtggaatcatcatgctaatatgTTTTCTACAAAGATGCTATTTTTGcagctaaaatttcctaattactaagatccaattattctaatttcacatgcaatcaacgTACTAAGTTTTTAAAAGCTAGAAATGATAAAACCAACCcgaaatatggttaaagcatttcatcaaacatgttgagtgcggAAAACTTGAaacgaaataagagaattcaaagtTTAGTATCAATGTGATAGATAAGAGAACATAACTATTGTATACTTTAATTCAGTCtatgaaaaaaatccaaaccactgccaaatcaaatagttacttattgtaatagaaataagaagttgcagagtttcaagcagagtattggtgttgtgtgagtgtattgtTTGGTGGTgggtttagggaactcacggcggtgacaaaagagagcagttcgacggctaggtggagcgcacgggttggtcgcagagtttgaagcagggcaacgtggcttccagacgaacgCGAACCCGAACGGTGAACGGCGAGTGAACGCGAATGGTGAACGGCGAGTGAACGCGAACAGTGAACGGCGAGTGAACGCGAACGGTGAACGCCGAGCAAACTTGAACGGCGAAGAACGCGAATGAAGACGACGGCTGAACGAAGACGAGAACGTTAACGGCAACCAACGGCGGCGGAAGCGCggctgagcagacaaagacgacggacgccgagctcgaggaagcagCTGCGATCGGTGATAGCGAACGGGAGTTGAAGACATGGTGCACGAGGGAAGCTAGATAGACGGACGGACGGCAGCAGTATGCCACTCCTTGCGGCGGCGGTGGTGTAGGCTTACAGTGCTAGAGTTTTTTGGATGAGTTTCTGTGAATGAAAGAAACGGAgggagaaagggagaaagaaacgaaGGAGCTTTAGAACCAAGAGTGAAAGGAAGCAAGTTTGgcaaaaacgacgccgtttctttTAAACCAGTCGGTTTTCTGTCCGGTTCAACCctctcgccacgcttttaaaacgtcttTGTAGCTCTTTATGGCGTGGCAGAAAAAACCTTTTGGCCACactttaaagcgtgccaaaagagtaCCAGGATACGGCCACGTTTTGTAAGCGTGGCCGTAATAAAATtctgtcgccacgcttttaaaacgtccttgtttctctcatggccacgcttttgaagtgtgGCAGAAAAAAAGATGGCCgtttctctaatcaattgccacccttacaaaagcgtggccgttgatccttttcgccacgcttttgaagcgtggcaaaaatGTGGCGAAATCTCTAATCTACTGCCACCTCATAAAAACGTGGCCATTGATCACCAAAaacgtggcaagaaaaaagcgtggccataggccttttttcttgtagtgagttgtgaaaaataatttgtttattgGTTGGAGTTGTAGCAATAACTTTCGGTTAAGATTTAAGACATACCATAACAAGTTATCTTTTGGCAATGTCATATAATACAACTTAAAATAGTTCAACagaataattgattatatgttGAATCTGTTTTTGACCAATTTTTGGCACATGTAGGTTATCAAGTTTCTAGCTTCCCttctattgctttttctatttttttttcccaAATTCATTTGACCTTTTATATGATATTAATAATTTCATTAGTTGATTATAGAAAGACAAAAGGTCAAACTTGATGGTTTTGAATTCCAATCTCTTTGAGGAATGGTCTAATTTT contains:
- the LOC112769111 gene encoding acidic endochitinase-like, which codes for MTIGSMMYHSKSNDTTKFITLLVMWIRRYCVDKTETKMIKRILHSSLLFLLLLENSVADSNNDIAIYWGQNDGEGTLTETCATGKYSYVILAFLNNFGNGTVPTINLASHCDPLMDGCKTLSTDIKNCQMQGIKVLLSIGGADGNYSLASSDDAKNVSDYLWNGFLGGKSSPSSRPLGDAVLDGIDFDIEISPPQHWEELARYLESHSTPARKVYLSAAPQCPFPDAELGIALSTEVFDYVWIQFYNNPGCEYEDGDVNNLLNSWNQWTKSVKNGKVFLGLPASREAASNGYVPVNVLVTDILPAITKSPNYGGVMLWTTYYDKQTGYSNYIRSFSCTQQNHTECRGNDEHKANKWWIWLMVGVGAAFAITCFILCLCCVSRRKDKSQVDGKLDKKISFTEPNGVNPNKTENIKLEERRSNEVKVFNFESNIAASNNFSSINKVGEGDFGPV
- the LOC112772472 gene encoding nudix hydrolase 14, chloroplastic, with the protein product MSQLWWFGLVFVVFHCRNAIDSSLFKQWLHNLQSEIGILADGTLALRQVLIQVPGIVFARGPAVTVLILLESDGETYAVLTEQARVPTEELFWNCLLECWMMTRVISLALQFVEEETGIKFKLEDMVDLTAFLDSSTGCRFFPSPTVDYKRPTYEKVENLQALLPRECNICQMQIGEMLNFMDSKCSSIHFLH